From Actinosynnema mirum DSM 43827, a single genomic window includes:
- a CDS encoding DUF1702 family protein, with protein sequence MSSTLGALRRRVLTPDVSETRLSVRGFHDKDPAARELLETVGGSFLAGFGHAAQARAPEDATAPLDGIPAPYRGFAYEGAGMAFAIRDALPLGRRGRNARFLSGAGAPHAYMVYVGAGWAMARVPRALWSRLALDDPLLRWLALDGYGFHQAYFHTERYVRERYREARFPWPGGPLSWYADHVIDQGIGRASWFVGGADPTVVADLIDSFAESRRGDLYAGAGLAATYAGGGDEAELREFAARAGDWAPQLAQGSAFAATARVDAGLEVPHTSVATGVFCGITPREAKELCDRTRPGPVAELPERPGVPAYEVWRQRIASAFGAGVSA encoded by the coding sequence ATGAGCAGCACGCTGGGCGCGCTCCGGCGCCGAGTCCTGACCCCCGACGTGTCCGAGACGCGGCTCTCGGTGCGCGGGTTCCACGACAAGGACCCGGCCGCGCGGGAGCTGCTGGAGACCGTGGGAGGCAGCTTCCTGGCGGGGTTCGGGCACGCCGCGCAGGCCCGCGCCCCGGAGGACGCGACCGCGCCGCTGGACGGGATTCCCGCGCCGTACCGGGGTTTCGCGTACGAGGGCGCGGGCATGGCGTTCGCGATCCGGGACGCGCTGCCGCTGGGCAGGCGCGGGCGCAACGCCCGGTTCCTGAGCGGGGCGGGCGCGCCGCACGCGTACATGGTGTACGTGGGCGCGGGCTGGGCGATGGCGCGGGTGCCGCGCGCGCTGTGGTCGCGGCTGGCGCTGGACGACCCGCTGCTGCGCTGGCTGGCGCTGGACGGCTACGGGTTCCACCAGGCGTACTTCCACACCGAGCGGTACGTGCGCGAGCGGTACCGGGAGGCGCGGTTCCCGTGGCCCGGCGGACCGCTGTCCTGGTACGCCGACCACGTGATCGACCAGGGCATCGGCCGGGCGTCGTGGTTCGTCGGCGGCGCCGACCCGACCGTGGTGGCCGACCTGATCGACTCGTTCGCCGAGTCGCGGCGCGGCGACCTGTACGCGGGCGCGGGACTGGCCGCGACCTACGCGGGCGGCGGCGACGAGGCGGAGCTGCGGGAGTTCGCCGCGCGCGCCGGGGACTGGGCGCCGCAGCTGGCGCAGGGCAGCGCGTTCGCCGCGACCGCCCGCGTGGACGCCGGGCTGGAGGTGCCGCACACCTCGGTCGCCACCGGGGTGTTCTGCGGGATCACCCCGCGCGAGGCCAAGGAGCTGTGCGACCGCACCCGGCCGGGCCCGGTGGCGGAGCTGCCCGAGCGGCCCGGCGTGCCCGCCTACGAGGTGTGGCGGCAGCGGATCGCCTCGGCGTTCGGCGCGGGGGTGTCGGCGTGA
- a CDS encoding SDR family NAD(P)-dependent oxidoreductase: protein MSPSRAVLITGVNSSGGLSSGTGRATALRLHRAGHPVYATGRDLEGLEDLAAEGITTLRVDVTDEASMAAAVKRVTEDHGAVGVLVNNAAYSLNGTIGETPVEQVRRQFETNFFGLARMTQLVLPGMREQRSGRIVMMSSIFGLFATPGRGYYQATKHALEAISDSLRLEVAPWDIKVAVIEPSPILGSFVPTTVGDLGLSASSSDSDLYADFWQRFVDWHGAYREVEHPTGRGRTSVRSGQVAKVVERAITDRKPRIRYRVGIPVRLLGPQRAIFGDRAWEVFVKRFFPQP from the coding sequence GTGAGCCCGTCGCGGGCGGTTCTGATCACCGGGGTCAACTCGAGCGGCGGGCTGTCCTCCGGGACGGGCCGGGCCACGGCGCTGCGGCTGCACCGCGCCGGGCACCCGGTGTACGCGACCGGCCGGGACCTGGAGGGCCTGGAGGACCTGGCCGCCGAGGGCATCACGACGCTGCGCGTGGACGTGACGGACGAGGCGTCGATGGCGGCGGCGGTCAAGCGGGTCACCGAGGACCACGGCGCCGTCGGGGTGCTGGTGAACAACGCCGCCTACAGCCTCAACGGCACGATCGGCGAGACGCCGGTGGAGCAGGTGCGCAGGCAGTTCGAGACGAACTTCTTCGGGCTGGCCAGGATGACGCAGCTGGTGCTGCCGGGGATGCGGGAGCAGCGGTCGGGGCGGATCGTGATGATGTCCTCGATCTTCGGGCTGTTCGCCACCCCCGGCCGCGGCTACTACCAGGCGACCAAGCACGCGCTGGAGGCCATCAGCGACTCGCTGCGGCTGGAGGTGGCGCCGTGGGACATCAAGGTGGCGGTGATCGAGCCGTCGCCGATCCTGGGCTCGTTCGTGCCGACCACCGTGGGCGACCTGGGCCTGTCGGCGTCGTCCTCGGACAGCGACCTGTACGCGGACTTCTGGCAGCGGTTCGTGGACTGGCACGGCGCCTACCGGGAGGTCGAGCACCCGACCGGGCGCGGGCGCACGTCGGTGCGCTCGGGGCAGGTGGCGAAGGTCGTGGAGCGGGCGATCACCGACCGCAAGCCGCGCATCCGGTACCGGGTGGGGATTCCGGTGCGGCTGCTGGGACCGCAGCGGGCGATCTTCGGCGACCGGGCGTGGGAGGTGTTCGTGAAGCGGTTCTTCCCGCAGCCGTGA
- a CDS encoding GMC family oxidoreductase, giving the protein MTAHYNDIIVGAGSAGSVLAARLSEDPARRVLLLEGGPDHARPDELPEEVFHGRSMSFTGQDWGFRADVHDGRRIRYPRGKLTGGSSAVGATVGLRGVPADYDDWAAAGNPAWSYEGVLPYFRRLESDGDYGESEFHGGSGPIPIRRWSADELPIGQTAFTQSCLEHGFAEVADHNHPEATGVGSIPSTRHDRDRRATTASTYLALTRGRANLELAPGLLVDRVVFDGQRAVGVLVGAPGAEPELVRGDRVLLAAGAIGTPAILLRSGVGPAEDLRRLGVDVRADLPGVGANLVDHQRTGAFLVPEPGSVDRTEAFLQQILRTTSPVTGDFNDLQYYMVNHFGLGPFPELQMLAGTTEILGVMVVAQRPGSRGRVAVDSTDPRAAPVIRLNFLDDERELDVLVDGVRTAWRLAHHPDVLKLGQGFVVLRDAMIDNDDMVRQYVKTSLESAYHPTGTVRMGPASDPSTAVDERGAVHGLEALHVCDASIMPNTVRANTNLTSIMIGERMADWLRAG; this is encoded by the coding sequence ATGACGGCCCACTACAACGACATCATCGTCGGAGCGGGATCGGCCGGTTCGGTGCTCGCGGCCAGGCTCAGCGAGGACCCGGCCAGGCGGGTGCTGCTGCTGGAGGGCGGACCGGACCACGCCCGGCCGGACGAGCTGCCCGAGGAGGTGTTCCACGGCAGGTCCATGTCCTTCACCGGGCAGGACTGGGGCTTCCGCGCCGACGTGCACGACGGCCGCCGCATCCGCTACCCGCGCGGCAAGCTCACCGGCGGCTCCTCCGCGGTCGGCGCGACGGTCGGGCTGCGCGGCGTGCCCGCCGACTACGACGACTGGGCGGCGGCGGGCAACCCCGCCTGGTCCTACGAGGGGGTGCTGCCCTACTTCCGCAGGCTGGAGAGCGACGGGGACTACGGCGAGAGCGAGTTCCACGGCGGCTCCGGCCCGATCCCGATCCGGCGCTGGAGCGCGGACGAGCTGCCGATCGGGCAGACCGCGTTCACCCAGTCCTGCCTGGAGCACGGGTTCGCCGAGGTCGCCGACCACAACCACCCGGAGGCCACCGGCGTCGGCTCCATCCCGTCCACCCGGCACGACCGGGACCGCAGGGCCACCACCGCCAGCACCTACCTGGCGCTGACCAGGGGCAGGGCCAACCTGGAGCTGGCGCCCGGCCTGCTGGTCGACCGGGTGGTGTTCGACGGGCAGCGGGCGGTCGGCGTGCTGGTCGGCGCGCCCGGCGCGGAACCGGAGCTGGTGCGCGGCGACCGGGTGCTGCTGGCGGCGGGCGCGATCGGCACGCCCGCGATCCTGCTGCGCTCGGGCGTCGGACCCGCCGAGGACCTGCGGCGGCTGGGCGTGGACGTGCGCGCCGACCTGCCGGGCGTGGGCGCGAACCTGGTCGACCACCAGCGCACCGGCGCGTTCCTGGTGCCCGAACCGGGCTCGGTGGACCGCACCGAGGCGTTCCTGCAGCAGATCCTGCGCACCACCTCACCGGTCACCGGCGACTTCAACGACCTCCAGTACTACATGGTCAACCACTTCGGCCTCGGCCCGTTCCCGGAGCTGCAGATGCTCGCGGGCACCACCGAGATCCTGGGCGTGATGGTCGTGGCGCAGCGCCCCGGCTCGCGCGGCCGGGTCGCCGTCGACTCCACCGACCCGCGCGCGGCCCCGGTGATCCGGTTGAACTTCCTGGACGACGAGCGCGAGCTGGACGTGCTCGTGGACGGGGTGCGCACCGCGTGGCGGCTGGCGCACCACCCGGACGTCCTCAAGCTGGGGCAGGGCTTCGTGGTGCTGCGCGACGCGATGATCGACAACGACGACATGGTGCGGCAGTACGTCAAGACCAGCCTGGAGAGCGCTTACCACCCGACCGGCACGGTCCGCATGGGACCGGCGTCCGACCCGTCGACCGCGGTGGACGAGCGGGGCGCGGTGCACGGGCTGGAGGCGCTGCACGTGTGCGACGCCTCGATCATGCCGAACACCGTGCGCGCCAACACCAACCTCACCTCCATCATGATCGGCGAGCGGATGGCCGACTGGCTGCGCGCCGGCTGA
- a CDS encoding ABC1 kinase family protein: protein MPNTARRLVRLPGLALRGARVGVVVLGHAAALAGAALLARLRGSPGGVALRDGGRWVRLLTALGPSYIKIGQLLSTRRDLLPDAVTGPLSTLTDAARPPRAWRVRRAVRRAYRDREWPFAGFGWEPVACGSIATVHRATTLDGRDVAVKVRRPGIARVMRQDFALTSAAMALAARLPALRRMPFALMHQQVGGAILRQLDFTAEAESLARLRANLAAFGNVHVPEPLPGLCTPEIVVMEYVDGLTRFEPGDLDAATRRAVVRAVLAAIYEMLFVDGVVHCDLHPGNLYFDRDAGLVVLDAGFVIRLPDAVRRSFSDFFINMAMGDGWMCAQIVVDSAAHVADDCDLEGFRSGLRELVAESSGALSGEFDLARFAGRLFDLQRRFGLFPAPEFAFPLLSLLVVEGMVRGFDAEVDFQAEAVPVLRRRNTPRIPGSTAER from the coding sequence GTGCCGAACACCGCACGCCGCCTGGTCCGACTGCCCGGTCTGGCGCTGCGCGGCGCCCGCGTGGGCGTGGTGGTCCTCGGCCACGCCGCCGCGCTCGCGGGCGCGGCGCTGCTGGCGCGGTTGCGCGGATCGCCCGGCGGGGTGGCGCTGCGCGACGGCGGGCGGTGGGTGCGGCTGCTGACCGCGCTCGGCCCGTCCTACATCAAGATCGGCCAGCTGCTCAGCACCCGCCGCGACCTGCTGCCCGACGCGGTCACCGGCCCGCTGTCCACGCTCACCGACGCCGCGCGACCGCCGCGCGCCTGGCGGGTGCGGCGGGCCGTGCGGCGCGCCTACCGGGACCGGGAGTGGCCGTTCGCCGGGTTCGGGTGGGAGCCGGTGGCGTGCGGCAGCATCGCGACCGTCCACCGCGCCACCACGCTGGACGGCCGCGACGTGGCGGTGAAGGTGCGCCGACCCGGCATCGCGCGGGTGATGCGCCAGGACTTCGCGCTCACCTCCGCCGCGATGGCGCTGGCCGCCAGGCTGCCCGCGCTGCGGCGGATGCCGTTCGCGCTGATGCACCAGCAGGTCGGTGGCGCGATCCTGCGGCAGCTCGACTTCACCGCGGAGGCCGAGTCGCTGGCCCGGTTGCGCGCGAACCTGGCCGCGTTCGGGAACGTCCACGTGCCCGAGCCGCTGCCAGGGCTGTGCACGCCGGAGATCGTGGTCATGGAGTACGTGGACGGGCTGACCCGGTTCGAGCCGGGCGACCTGGACGCGGCGACCCGGCGCGCGGTGGTGCGGGCGGTGCTGGCGGCGATCTACGAGATGCTGTTCGTGGACGGCGTGGTGCACTGCGACCTGCACCCCGGCAACCTGTACTTCGACCGCGACGCCGGGCTGGTCGTGCTGGACGCGGGGTTCGTGATCCGGCTGCCCGACGCGGTGCGCCGGTCGTTCTCCGACTTCTTCATCAACATGGCGATGGGCGACGGCTGGATGTGCGCCCAGATCGTCGTGGACAGCGCCGCGCACGTGGCCGACGACTGCGACCTGGAGGGCTTCCGGTCGGGGCTGCGCGAGCTGGTCGCCGAGAGCTCCGGCGCGCTGTCCGGCGAGTTCGACCTGGCCCGGTTCGCGGGCAGGCTGTTCGACCTGCAGCGGCGGTTCGGGCTGTTCCCGGCCCCGGAGTTCGCGTTCCCGCTGCTGTCGCTGCTGGTCGTGGAGGGCATGGTGAGGGGCTTCGACGCCGAGGTCGACTTCCAGGCCGAGGCGGTCCCGGTCCTGCGCCGCCGCAACACCCCCCGTATCCCCGGTTCCACCGCTGAGAGGTGA
- a CDS encoding maleylpyruvate isomerase family mycothiol-dependent enzyme has protein sequence MVRARARGEAATRITPQRWQQARRAVLDAGERFAALVESAPDPAARAVGRWSVADTAAHVTAIALNNTAVVAGGTKPFPIPEVRPHLPATTLATLSGGMNAVQLDAFAERDPTRLAARLREALAEVLDTTEHADPTTALPWLGGSRLPLAGLLAHLSNELLVHGWDIARASGVPWELPEEQAALFLDLFLVELTRHGHGRLLDDHPDPPRPIAVGFHSTRTEPVTMVLGAGVARVEEGGGPCDVHLRFRPSALNLVVFHRIGRARAALTGGLLVWGRRPWLLEPFLRKVRMP, from the coding sequence ATGGTCCGGGCACGTGCGCGCGGCGAGGCCGCCACCAGGATCACCCCGCAGCGCTGGCAGCAGGCCAGACGGGCCGTGCTCGACGCGGGGGAGCGGTTCGCCGCCCTCGTCGAGTCCGCGCCCGACCCGGCGGCGCGCGCGGTCGGCCGCTGGAGCGTCGCCGACACCGCCGCGCACGTCACCGCCATCGCGCTCAACAACACGGCGGTCGTCGCGGGCGGGACCAAGCCGTTCCCCATCCCGGAGGTGCGCCCCCACCTGCCCGCCACCACGCTCGCCACCCTCTCCGGCGGCATGAACGCGGTGCAGCTGGACGCGTTCGCCGAGCGCGACCCGACAAGGCTCGCCGCCCGGCTGCGCGAGGCGCTCGCCGAGGTGCTGGACACCACCGAGCACGCCGACCCCACCACCGCGCTGCCCTGGCTCGGCGGCTCCCGGCTGCCGCTCGCGGGCCTGCTCGCGCACCTGAGCAACGAGCTGCTGGTGCACGGCTGGGACATCGCCCGCGCGTCCGGCGTCCCGTGGGAGCTGCCGGAGGAGCAGGCCGCGCTGTTCCTCGACCTGTTCCTGGTCGAGCTGACCAGGCACGGCCACGGCCGCCTGCTCGACGACCACCCGGACCCGCCCCGCCCGATCGCGGTCGGCTTCCACTCCACCCGCACCGAACCCGTGACCATGGTGCTCGGCGCGGGCGTGGCGCGGGTGGAGGAGGGCGGCGGGCCGTGTGACGTGCACCTGCGGTTCCGGCCGTCCGCGCTGAACCTGGTGGTGTTCCACCGGATCGGCCGGGCCCGCGCCGCCCTCACCGGCGGGCTGCTGGTGTGGGGCAGGCGCCCGTGGCTGCTGGAGCCGTTCCTGCGGAAGGTGCGGATGCCCTGA
- a CDS encoding carboxymuconolactone decarboxylase family protein, which yields MVLRGVVSAGLRGLSTAQVRRVRPVRHGAADGRVARVYRELERDFGVLAPPVALHSPAPDVLAAVWLVLRETLLVPGRAPRVVKEAVSTAVSEANRCPFCVTMHSSVLDDLVVRGNPGGAASAAAEWAGAAAFAGSTAPAPFPAEQAPEVLGTAVVLHHLNRMVNLFLGALPLPPGAPAASMVVVRRVLVRLIQAAGRSGPMRGASLDLLPEADLPADLAWAGADPVLGQAFARAAGALDAAGRRSVPVGARELVLERLAGWDGRAPGVSRAWAEEAVAGLPAPERAAGRLALLTALAAYQVDDAAVAAFREVDREDRALVELTAWASMAAARRIGSWAPLP from the coding sequence ATGGTGTTGCGGGGTGTGGTCTCGGCGGGGCTGCGCGGGCTGTCCACGGCGCAGGTGCGGCGGGTGCGGCCGGTGCGGCACGGCGCGGCGGACGGGCGGGTGGCCAGGGTGTACCGGGAGCTGGAGCGCGACTTCGGGGTGCTCGCCCCGCCGGTCGCGCTGCACTCCCCCGCGCCGGACGTGCTCGCGGCCGTGTGGCTGGTGCTGCGGGAGACGCTGCTGGTGCCGGGCCGGGCGCCGAGGGTGGTGAAGGAGGCGGTGTCGACGGCGGTGTCCGAGGCCAACCGGTGCCCGTTCTGCGTGACCATGCACTCGTCGGTGCTCGACGACCTGGTGGTGCGCGGGAACCCCGGTGGCGCGGCCTCGGCGGCGGCCGAGTGGGCGGGCGCCGCCGCGTTCGCCGGGTCGACCGCGCCCGCGCCGTTCCCGGCCGAGCAGGCGCCCGAGGTGCTGGGCACGGCCGTGGTGCTGCACCACCTGAACCGGATGGTGAACCTGTTCCTGGGCGCGCTGCCGCTGCCGCCGGGCGCCCCCGCCGCGTCGATGGTGGTGGTGCGGCGGGTGCTGGTGCGGTTGATCCAGGCGGCCGGGCGGAGCGGGCCGATGCGGGGCGCGTCGCTGGACCTGCTGCCCGAGGCCGACCTGCCCGCCGACCTGGCCTGGGCGGGCGCGGACCCGGTGCTGGGGCAGGCGTTCGCGCGGGCGGCCGGTGCGCTGGACGCGGCGGGGCGGCGGTCGGTGCCGGTGGGCGCGCGGGAGCTGGTGCTGGAGCGGCTGGCGGGCTGGGACGGGCGGGCGCCGGGGGTGAGCCGGGCGTGGGCCGAGGAGGCGGTGGCCGGGCTGCCCGCGCCCGAGCGCGCGGCGGGCCGGCTGGCTCTGCTGACCGCGCTGGCCGCCTACCAGGTGGACGACGCCGCGGTGGCCGCGTTCCGCGAGGTGGACCGGGAGGACCGGGCGCTGGTGGAGTTGACCGCGTGGGCGAGCATGGCCGCCGCGCGCCGGATCGGCTCCTGGGCCCCGCTGCCCTGA
- a CDS encoding carboxymuconolactone decarboxylase family protein gives MDATTEVRVPMVEEAQATGRVAELYAEIKQATGLPFVPDMFRLTSSRPDLLEAVVAGYKGMYLGGVLPRQTRELISAWTSKVNQCPYCVGTHNFFFRAFGGPEETAKAVETASGVDELPVDERTRVLLRLVTKVSREAYKITEEDWRVAGEAGWSREELLEAFFTASMFNFITRMVDGLGLGYSVAASRVSQQPVSQQPVSQQAAPGGGDR, from the coding sequence ATGGACGCAACGACCGAGGTCCGAGTCCCGATGGTGGAGGAGGCGCAGGCCACCGGCCGCGTCGCCGAGCTGTACGCCGAGATCAAGCAGGCCACCGGGCTGCCGTTCGTGCCCGACATGTTCCGGCTGACCTCGTCCCGGCCGGACCTGCTGGAGGCGGTGGTCGCCGGTTACAAGGGCATGTACCTGGGCGGGGTGCTGCCCAGGCAGACCCGCGAGCTGATCTCGGCGTGGACGTCGAAGGTGAACCAGTGCCCGTACTGCGTGGGCACGCACAACTTCTTCTTCCGGGCGTTCGGCGGGCCGGAGGAGACCGCGAAGGCGGTGGAGACGGCGTCCGGCGTGGACGAGCTGCCGGTGGACGAGCGCACGAGGGTGCTGCTGCGACTGGTGACCAAGGTCAGCCGCGAGGCGTACAAGATCACCGAGGAGGACTGGCGGGTCGCGGGCGAGGCGGGGTGGAGCCGGGAGGAGCTGCTGGAGGCGTTCTTCACCGCGTCGATGTTCAACTTCATCACGCGCATGGTCGACGGGCTGGGCCTGGGCTACTCGGTCGCGGCCAGCCGGGTGTCCCAGCAGCCGGTGTCGCAGCAGCCGGTGTCCCAGCAGGCCGCGCCGGGCGGCGGTGACCGGTGA
- a CDS encoding cytochrome P450 produces MTAVRPVREFPGPPARQAPALLARMARDRLEVMTSVAARYGDAVRLRLGPKSLHFFNHPDHAKHVLADHAANYRKGIGLVHARRALGDGLLTSEGEKWKAQRRTIGPGFQARRVNGKADAIAQEAVRLVARLRARAGDGPVDVSAEMTGLTLAVLGRSLLDADLGAFDSVGASFEAVQDQAMFEMMTLSALPTWLPLPRQLRFRRARADLEQVVARLAAERAAIPGPDGDDVLTRLVESVRGEADPRAGRLRMRDELVTLLLAGHETTASTLSWTFHLLDRHPEVWERVHAEAVEVLGDRVPTFEDVHRLRYTGMVLQEVMRLYPAVWLLPRQAREADEIGGYPVPAGADVLICPYTLHRHPGLWEDPDRFDPERFDPARAAGRPRYAYLPFGAGPRVCVGSALGVLEATIVTACVARELRLSTAPGHRVRAEPMLTLRVRGGLPMRVRPVR; encoded by the coding sequence GTGACCGCCGTGCGGCCGGTGCGCGAGTTCCCCGGCCCGCCCGCGCGGCAGGCCCCGGCGCTGCTGGCCAGGATGGCGCGGGACCGGCTGGAGGTGATGACCTCGGTGGCCGCCCGCTACGGCGACGCCGTGCGGCTGCGGCTGGGGCCGAAGTCGCTGCACTTCTTCAACCACCCCGACCACGCCAAGCACGTGCTCGCCGACCACGCCGCCAACTACCGCAAGGGCATCGGCCTGGTGCACGCCAGGCGCGCGCTCGGCGACGGGCTGCTCACCAGCGAGGGCGAGAAGTGGAAGGCGCAGCGCCGCACCATCGGGCCGGGGTTCCAGGCCCGCCGGGTCAACGGCAAGGCGGACGCGATCGCCCAGGAGGCGGTGCGGCTGGTGGCGCGGCTGCGCGCGCGGGCCGGGGACGGGCCGGTGGACGTGAGCGCGGAGATGACCGGGTTGACGCTGGCCGTGCTGGGCCGGTCGCTGCTGGACGCGGACCTGGGCGCGTTCGACTCGGTGGGCGCCTCGTTCGAGGCGGTCCAGGACCAGGCGATGTTCGAGATGATGACGCTCAGCGCGCTGCCGACGTGGCTGCCGCTGCCCCGGCAGCTGCGGTTCCGGCGGGCGCGCGCCGACCTGGAGCAGGTGGTGGCGCGGCTGGCCGCCGAGCGCGCCGCGATCCCCGGCCCGGACGGGGACGACGTGCTGACGCGGCTGGTCGAGTCGGTGCGCGGCGAGGCCGACCCGAGGGCAGGGCGGCTGCGGATGCGCGACGAGCTGGTGACGCTGCTGCTGGCCGGGCACGAGACGACCGCGAGCACGCTCAGCTGGACCTTCCACCTGCTGGACCGGCACCCCGAGGTGTGGGAGCGGGTGCACGCCGAGGCCGTGGAGGTGCTGGGCGACCGGGTGCCGACGTTCGAGGACGTGCACCGGCTGCGGTACACCGGCATGGTGCTGCAGGAGGTCATGCGGCTGTACCCGGCGGTGTGGCTGCTGCCCAGGCAGGCGCGGGAGGCCGACGAGATCGGCGGCTACCCGGTGCCCGCGGGCGCGGACGTGCTGATCTGCCCGTACACCCTGCACCGGCACCCCGGCCTGTGGGAGGACCCGGACCGGTTCGACCCCGAGCGGTTCGACCCGGCGCGGGCGGCGGGCAGGCCCCGCTACGCCTACCTGCCGTTCGGCGCGGGTCCCAGGGTGTGCGTGGGCAGCGCGCTCGGGGTGCTGGAGGCGACGATCGTGACCGCGTGCGTGGCCAGGGAGCTGCGGCTGAGCACCGCGCCCGGCCACCGGGTGCGCGCGGAGCCCATGCTGACGCTGCGGGTGCGCGGCGGGCTGCCGATGCGGGTGCGGCCGGTCCGGTGA